One Elusimicrobiota bacterium DNA segment encodes these proteins:
- a CDS encoding prephenate dehydrogenase/arogenate dehydrogenase family protein yields MKKLAIIGVGLIGGSLGMALIKSRKYRVIGVGRHKEKLILAKKLNAVDEFTTDFSKGVSSADVVIVCTPVDIIDKTIKNILPYLKKGAIVSDVGSVKGKVLEKVKTVLKNKIAKRNNICFIGAHPMAGSEKTGVRFASENLFKDATVVLVKEKLTNQDAFAQIKNIWQLTGARIKMFDVKSHDKSVALISHLPHLIAFNLCNMVKKLKQAKDISSLLAGSFKDITRVADSNPRDWAAICNMNKEELKKAINIFIKYLNETKKKLGDIKALEKIYSDAKSARLKLLQTGA; encoded by the coding sequence ATGAAAAAGCTCGCAATCATAGGAGTAGGACTGATAGGCGGTTCATTAGGAATGGCTTTGATTAAAAGCCGGAAATACCGTGTTATCGGCGTGGGCCGGCATAAAGAGAAATTAATTTTAGCTAAAAAGTTAAATGCCGTTGATGAATTTACAACCGATTTTTCAAAAGGGGTCTCTTCGGCAGATGTGGTTATAGTTTGCACGCCGGTAGATATAATTGATAAAACGATAAAAAATATATTGCCTTATTTGAAAAAGGGAGCAATTGTTTCTGATGTCGGAAGCGTTAAGGGGAAAGTGCTGGAAAAGGTGAAAACAGTTTTGAAAAATAAAATCGCAAAAAGAAATAATATTTGCTTCATCGGGGCGCATCCCATGGCCGGTTCAGAAAAAACAGGGGTCCGATTTGCTTCAGAAAATTTATTCAAGGATGCCACGGTTGTTTTGGTTAAAGAAAAACTTACAAATCAAGATGCTTTCGCGCAAATTAAAAATATTTGGCAGCTGACCGGAGCGCGCATTAAAATGTTTGACGTAAAAAGCCATGATAAGTCGGTGGCATTGATTAGCCATCTTCCCCATCTAATAGCGTTTAATTTGTGCAATATGGTAAAGAAGCTTAAACAAGCTAAGGATATTTCCAGCCTTTTGGCCGGATCCTTTAAGGATATCACCAGGGTCGCGGATTCAAATCCCCGCGACTGGGCTGCGATATGCAATATGAACAAAGAAGAACTAAAAAAAGCGATAAATATTTTTATTAAATATTTAAACGAAACAAAGAAAAAACTGGGAGATATAAAGGCGCTTGAAAAAATTTATTCTGATGCAAAATCTGCCCGCCTTAAGCTCCTGCAAACAGGAGCTTGA
- a CDS encoding 3-phosphoshikimate 1-carboxyvinyltransferase: MEWTIRPASKIQGKIEIPADKSITHRAIMFSSIAEGDSRIENYLPADDCMQTLKAFQNLGVKIEKDEETLLIHGVGLKGLKPFEGIIDAGNSGTTARLLTGILSGQDFISRISGDESLSRRPMKRIIEPLSMMGVKIKARENNFLPIEIEGSSKLRKIDYKSPTASAQVKSCIILAALQASGTSSIEEPSNSRNHTEIMLKARGVDIEIRGKKVSVKGPAKIKAMDMLVPSDISSAAFFMVAAAIMPGSSLEIPNVGVNPTRDGMLEVLKSMRASIEVRNQRKVSGEPVADI; this comes from the coding sequence ATGGAATGGACAATTAGACCTGCTTCAAAAATCCAAGGAAAAATTGAAATCCCGGCCGACAAATCTATTACGCATAGAGCAATAATGTTTTCTTCTATTGCTGAAGGCGATTCCAGAATTGAAAACTATCTTCCTGCCGATGACTGCATGCAAACCCTTAAAGCATTTCAGAATCTCGGTGTAAAAATTGAAAAAGATGAAGAGACTCTTTTAATTCACGGAGTCGGCTTAAAAGGATTAAAACCGTTTGAAGGAATAATAGATGCGGGAAACTCTGGAACGACGGCCAGGCTTTTAACAGGGATTCTTTCAGGCCAAGATTTTATATCGCGTATATCTGGAGATGAAAGCCTTTCCCGCCGGCCGATGAAAAGAATAATTGAGCCATTATCAATGATGGGAGTAAAAATTAAGGCAAGAGAAAATAACTTTTTGCCCATTGAAATAGAAGGTAGTTCAAAATTAAGGAAAATAGACTATAAAAGTCCTACTGCAAGCGCGCAGGTAAAATCTTGTATTATTCTTGCAGCTCTTCAAGCTTCGGGAACAAGCAGTATTGAAGAACCGTCCAATTCCAGAAATCATACGGAAATAATGCTTAAGGCAAGAGGAGTGGATATTGAGATTCGCGGAAAGAAGGTAAGTGTTAAAGGCCCTGCAAAAATTAAGGCAATGGATATGCTTGTGCCGTCAGATATTTCTTCGGCAGCATTTTTTATGGTAGCCGCGGCAATTATGCCTGGGTCAAGTTTAGAAATACCTAATGTGGGCGTCAATCCTACACGGGACGGAATGTTAGAAGTTCTAAAAAGTATGAGAGCAAGTATTGAAGTGCGCAACCAAAGAAAAGTATCTGGTGAACCCGTTGCCGATATC